The region ACGCCGATGGTGAAAGCTTGGTCgcgggggatggtggtggataggATGGATGGGGTGAGAGCTGTGTCGAGGGGTATCGTTGGTGGACtggagggtgggaggggagtggtggatgggaaagCGCCTGTGCAGTAGACTACCAGTGGGCTTGTGGTTAATGATGATTCGGAGGTCGTGGTGAGAGTCCAGCGTTTAGACTGGGGGTCGAGATGAGCCGAGTTAGCTTTTCCCTCCACGGTCTGGATTCGGGGGTGTTGCCTCAACCCGGCAGTGAGTAAGTTGAGCATATCGCCTGCGTAGCTGAGAGAGCAGGTCCCGCTTTGAGGGAGCTTCTCAAGGGCCGTGATGGCATTTGGTTTGTGTGCTGTGTTGAGAATGTGTTGAAATGGCTTCAAAGCTTCGGCATAGTCAACAAAGAGCTTTACCGCAGTGTTACTGACTTTGAGTTAGTTTGATGAGTCAAGCCAGCATTTGATGAGAATAAAAGGTAGACCTACCCGGGCACTTCGCGATAAAATTTATTGATTCTTCCCCCTCGGAACTGCTCATCTACCCACACAATTTTCCCATCGTCTTTGATCTGTTCCAGGAGATTTCCCACAACCGCAATCCCAGCGGGGCCGGCGCCAACCACAACGGCCGCCGCATCTTTTGGTGTTGCATTCTGGCGGAATTGCCGTACCAACTGACCCGCGGGAAAGGAGGATTTTGTGCGTTGACGATATTCCCTAATCAGCACTGAGCGTGCAGTGAAGCTGCCGCTGCAGCCTGGAAATATCCTCACAGCATGCATTTTGATTGTTGGTTGAAAGTGACTTGGAAGGTATAAAACAACACGGTGAGTCGGAAATCGGCAGCggtcaacaaacaaaccccctttGAGCGTCCCACTTTTATTCGCAAGATTCTCCGATCCAACTCCGAAGTGGGCCCGGGTGACTCAAAAGCTGATgccctttctttttttccaaGGCCAAATGCTTTGAATTCTGTCTTTCGAATAGAAAGCTAAAATTGCGCCATTCTCACACGTCAATTACAATCAGATCACCGCGAAGAACAAGTGCCCACTTATATGATGTTTTATTACGACGGCTAAACAGGGTTATTCCCGGCTCGGGTGTTACGGAGATCGGCCCCGATCCTGCTCCGTAGGGGTGGGGCCGTGTTTCGGCCCAACCCGCATGAAACAGCAACGTCAGCCGGTAACTGTCGGTCCACTTTGATCAATTCAGGCCTGCTTCTGTGCTTCAAGATGCCTAGAGTTCGTGGTCAGCTATATTTTGACTTGGCCACACAGTTCAACTATTGTGTACCTTGGTAAGCCAAGAGATAATGATGTGCTGGTTGCGCTGAAAAATACGAATTATGGCAATCACTATACGGAAAATGGAAATTCCTCAGCTGTTGGGTGTCAGAGCAGTCAAAGATAGTTGAAGACATTTGATGGTAACAAAAAAGctttaaatttatatcgaTAACCCTCCGACAGACTTAAGGCATATTATAATAGTCGagtgtgacaagggctgtaATATCAGGGCctggaactcatggttcaattcaggctaataatcttcaatggcctcgaggagcgtgatgaggaagaagaaggtctaGGAATACAAACAGATCTCAGAGACGCGTACTTATCCATCGTCAGGTGGTCCGTGCCCAGTGGCCTCAAGCCGCTGCCAAGTTCCTCAATATCTCAGGTTGGCCAATATCATCTTCTTAATAACCGCGAAGCCTGTGATCgtctgcctcactttgacTACTGTTCACAgcgtgcagttacccctcctttcAGTGGCATCGACGGTGTTGTTGGCCGTATTCACGGTGGTTGGTTCGTTGACGTGTGATATCGAGGGACGGTAAAGACAGTTAAAAGGTATGATAATAGCCTTGAAGCTAATAATATGTTGTTGCGGCGGCCTCGACTTTTCTGCTTAAGTACGGCAAGAAATGATAAAAAGTTCAAAGGAGTCATGAAATCTGAGGAATTTCAATGCTGATCAATTCGAATATCCAAAAGTTCATTGACCTTATCTCTCCTATAAAGCCTCCTACTAATGAAAGTCCGTCGCCAGATATTAGAAAAGCTACCGGCCAAAGAAAAGGCAAGGAAATTTATCAGACATCTTGCGTAGGTAGTATACAAGagagaaaaataaaaaaaatagtaacgAAACAACCCTATATGCAAGATGAAGCATGACCTTCCAGGTTATTTGTTGGCATTGATATGGGCCTAGGGCTGGGTACAGGCGTACGACACAGGTAAAAGCTTCAATTTTTTAGataaagaagagaagaaaagaaaagaaaagaaaagaaaagtaaaaggAAATACACTGCCCACGACGTCTTCTTATACCCATCAAACCCTCCGGAATTCCCCTACAAAGCGCGCGAATATCCAACAAAATTGCTCGAACTTCCTCGTATCCTATTTAACCTCTCCGCCTCTCATGTCGCCCAGAAAAGAAGCCCCAGCCCGGATATCATCCCATGACAGGCATCATCACACCGAGTCTCGCTGTTAGTGCGTCTTTCATTGGTTTACTTATGATTCTACGACCCATTCGGACTGGAAATACATTGTTAGCAGAGCGAGGACAGGGCGGAGAGTATAGTCGTGACAAACCTCTATTTTACTTCGAAGAAGCGTATGATTCCCAGGAACAATATTGCCTTGGTATTCAACTTGAAATTGCATGTTCCCTGAAGGCTCGACTGACAACCGAATCTTGTACTGGCACACGTAGTATTTCGTTATTGGAAGAGGCCAGGACCGCGTTTTCTTGAGGATTGACCCTCGAACTTTGTTCAGGTCAACCTCTATCTCATACAACGCTTCGGCCATCGCTAGTAACTTGTCAACACTGCCATAGCACTCAACAAATGGGTAGCTAGGTAAGGTGCAGAACACTCACAGGTTGGCATGCTCGGGGGCAGCCAGCGAGCTTCAATTCGCGAAACCACGATGATGTCTTTCCACTGGAGAGGGTGATCCAGGTCTTCACGTCGTTCAACTTCAACCTCGAATTGTTTTCCGTGGTCGATGATGGTATCTCTCTTGAGTATCCAACGAATCTGATCAAGAACATAGTCCTTGCGGTTTAACTCATCGGTACGCTTGACCTCACCGAAGTGCTTTTTTTTGGAATATGGCAGAGAGGTGATCAGACCATAGCTAGCTCGTACAATGCGTTTTCGAAGAATTCCT is a window of Podospora pseudopauciseta strain CBS 411.78 chromosome 1, whole genome shotgun sequence DNA encoding:
- a CDS encoding hypothetical protein (COG:S; EggNog:ENOG503P044), which codes for MHAVRIFPGCSGSFTARSVLIREYRQRTKSSFPAGQLVRQFRQNATPKDAAAVVVGAGPAGIAVVGNLLEQIKDDGKIVWVDEQFRGGRINKFYREVPGNTAVKLFVDYAEALKPFQHILNTAHKPNAITALEKLPQSGTCSLSYAGDMLNLLTAGLRQHPRIQTVEGKANSAHLDPQSKRWTLTTTSESSLTTSPLVVYCTGAFPSTTPLPPSSPPTIPLDTALTPSILSTTIPRDQAFTIGVIGGSHSAILVLMNLYKLTTTSHPLLKIKWFTRHPTLRYAVQKDGYIQYDNTGLKGKAAEFGRTQLDGDVLLNSDAGKFITRIDCSGGKEKEWSLLEKELKDCQGVVQAVGYTPAPIPEVRIGDGKEVVKLGKDARTGAFYAEDGEKKPIGLFGAGIAFPEEVDTPEGEREYAVGMWKFMKFLKRVVPEWVKGSRA